DNA from Mucilaginibacter mallensis:
TATATTCCCACCCTTGCGAGCGTTCTTTTATCAACCTTGAGTATGAGCAAAATTTGCAATCATAAACACAAAGATTAGTTGGCTCGATATGAAAATTACGGTTGAAATAAGTTTTGTTGCCGTGGCGTTTTTCGCGGATGTAGTTGGCAAGGATGCCCAGATATCCTAATTCGCCTTTTTCAAACAGTAAAACACCCTCATCAAAGGTGATGCGTTCGCCGTGAAGCACTTTTTCCGCAATGTGTTTTAAATCAGTCGGTAAACCCGTATCCTGTAATAATAAAGTTAAATTACGTTCAGCTTCCATTAAAAAAACTTTGTGCAAAAGTAACAATTGTTACCATAAATGAGGGCATAATATCAATGCTGAAGTATCCTGAAAAGCTTTTTACCTAAAAATTACCGTTAATTGACTTAACAGCAAATTAGTGATTCAGGCGCATTTTATAAAGCACCAAAACGGGAAATTACTCCTGGTGAGCTTTTGCTTCTCTCCTGTTGTTAGTCCAGGCTGTATAGTAAATATTTACATAGTATAAGCCCAGCACAAATAACGATCCTACAAAAGCACCATTAATAAAAGCGGAATTTACCATGGCCTGCGCCGGATAAAAAAACTTAAGCAATAGGCTTGTCAGCATAATAACCACTAAAATAATTGAAGCAACTGGTAATTTTCCTACTTTCATAATATCTATATTATAAACAAATATAATTAATAGTTCATTAAAGTCAATATTATCATACACAGGTAAACTGCAAAAATTTTTATGTTTGCCAAAACTTTATTTCATGAAAATCGAGACCATCGCCATACATGCAGGCAATCAAAAAGATGAAACTTCGGGCGCTGTAATTCAGCCTATTGTTATGTCAACTACATTTGAACGTGCTGCGGATGGTTCGTATACCAGCGGCTATATATATAGCAGGTCGGCAAACCCGAACCGTACCCTGCTTGAAAATGTGTTGGCAAAACTGGAACATGGTGTTGATGCCGCCGCTTTTTCATCAGGCAATGCCGCTGGGATGGCTGTTTTTCAATCATTAAAACCGGGCACTCATATCATATTGCCTGATGATATGTACCACGGTTTGCGCAACCAGTTGAAAGCGCTTTTCGTTGGTATTTTGGAGTTTGATTTTATCGATATAAATAATACTGAAGTTTTAAAACAACATATTAAGCCAAACACAGGTTTAATATGGATCGAAACACCATCGAACCCTCTGTTAAAACTTACTGATATAAAGAAGGTGATCAGAATTGCGCATAAAAATGGCATTAAAGTAGCTTGTGACAATACTTTTGCTACGCCTGTATTCCAGCAGCCGCTTGTATTGGGTGCTGACCTTGTGATGCACAGCAGTACCAAATATTTCGGTGGCCATAGTGATTTGATGGGTGGCGTTTTAATAACCCCAGTAAAAGACGATTGGTGGGTAAAAATAAAACAGGTACAGGAAATGGGCGGCGCCATACCCTCTCCCATGGATTGCTACTACCTTGCACGCAGTATAAAAACCTTGCCTTACCGTATGGCAGGTCATGCAAAAAACGCGCAGTTATTAGCTGAATACCTGCAAAAACACCCAAAAGTTGAAGCGGTAATGTATCCGGGATTGCCTGAACATCCGCAACATGATATTGCTAAAGAGCAAATGCTGGGCTTTGGTGGGATGTTATCTGTTTGTATAAAAGGCGGCGAAGTTGAAGCCAGGCGAGTAATAAATAGCCTGGAATTATTTACTCAAGCCACCAGCCTTGGTGGTGTTGAAAGTTTGATAGAACACCGTGCATCTGTTGAAGGGCCGGATACCAAAACACCGTTTAATTTATTACGGGTATCAGTTGGATTGGAGCATATAGATGATCTGATCACAGATATGGAGCAGGCGTTGAGTAATTATTAAACAACTCACAAATGACAGTTTGTAAACTATGCTTGCAAAATAAACCCCTTTTAAAAAAATCTCATATAATTCCCGATTTTATGTACCAGGAATTATATGATGAAAATCATAAATTAATTTCATTCAATCCCCAAAATTACGTAAACGGAGAAAAAAGAATAAAGAACCCATCATCTGGTGAATACGAAGGTGGAATACTTTGCAAGAATTGTGATAATAATATTATAGGTTCTTATGAAACCTATGCTGCTAAAGCATTATTTGGAGAAAAACTAAATACAGAAGAATCTCCTATATTAAAAAACAATGCGGATAAAGGAGATAACACTCAATTTTCTATATTCAACAACGTAGACTATAGAAAATTCAAGTTATTCTTATTGTCAATTCTATGGCGTGCAAGCATATCTAAAAGAGCAACATTTGGATATATTAATTTAGGTCCACATGAAGATATATTAAGAAAAATGATTTTAGATGGTGATCCGGGAACTGAACATGAATACCCAATTTTCACTATGACCTATCTTAATGACAAAAAAATGCCAAGAGATATTATTCTTACACCGACGCGGAAAAGAACGAAAGCGGGCCATATATTTTATATATTTCCCATTGGTGGTTTAATTTATTCATATTATGTAAATTCCAAATATCATCCACTTCCAGATTATGTTAAAATTGGAACTATTTCAAAAGATAATAAATTTATTATAGTCAATATTCCTAAAGGCGAGGCATGGGATTTTCTATTTAATTACATGGGATTAAAATAATCTTATCATTTGATTTATACCAATGATAACTATAAAATACTCAATTTGAAATTAAATTTGGTTTAATAAATACTATCGCACTATATTTGCAACAATATTTGGTAGCGATATCAAATGAGATCAACTCCCCTTAAAAGGTTTTGATTTATAAAGAAGCGGCGAGAGATCAGGCTCAATTACCCGCTGGCAACCCTCTAAGTTTAGAGAAGGTGCCAATTCCTGTCCCGGCAAATAACACCGGGGGATATAAATTAACGACCATGAAAAGTTCAAAAAACACATTTTCACCCCAACCGAAAGCCTTAAAAGGTTCTTTGTTTGCTACATATAGCTATTCTACCGGCTGTATTTGTTGCTGTTGTTGAAGCAGTACACGTCTTTATTTTTCTTTTCCTGAAAAAAAACGCGTGTTACCTCACACAGGTATATGTTTTACCCTATCGTGAACTAGCCATAAATACAAATTTTTAATCACCTGTAAAATCAAATCAATATGTCAGCTACAAACTTAAAATTCGAAACACTGCAATTACATGCAGGCCAGGAAGTTGATCCTACAACCGGCTCACGCGCTGTGCCTCTTTATCAAACTACATCATACGTTTTTAACAATGCCCAGCATGGCGCAAATCTTTTCGCGCTAAAGGAATTCGGCAATATATATACCCGCATTATGAACCCTACTACCGATGTGTTTGAAAAACGCATCGCAGCATTAGAGGGTGGCGTAGCAGCGCTGGCAACAGCATCGGGTCAGGCAGCACAATTTCTGGCGCTTAATAATATCTTACAACAAGGGGATAATTTTGTGACCTCTCCTTTCCTGTACGGTGGTACTTACAATCAATTTAAGGTAGCCTTTAAACGCCTGGGCATCGAGGCTCGTTTTGCCAAAGATGATCATGCGGATAGCATCGAGTCATTGATCGATAAAAACACTAAAGCCATCTTTTTAGAAACCATAGGTAACCCGGGTTTTAATATCCCTGATTTTGAGAAGATCGCAGCTGTAGCTAAAAATCATGATCTGCCGTTAATAGTTGATAATACCTTCGGCGCAGCCGGATATTTATTCCGCCCGCTGGAACATGGCGCACATGTAGTTGTTGAATCAGCCACCAAATGGATTGGCGGGCACGGCACAACTATTGGCGGTGTTATTGTAGATGGCGGTAATTATAACTGGGGCAATGGCAAATACCTACAATTTACTGAGCCATCAGAAGGTTATCATGGATTAGTTTTCGCTGATGTATTTGGCGTTAACGGTCCGTTCGGCAATATACAATACATCATACGTGCACGTGTTGAAGGTTTGCGTGATTTTGGCTCATCACAATCGCCGTTTAATTCATGGTTATTAATACAAGGATTGGAAACATTATCCCTGCGTGTGCAACGCCATGTTGATAATGCGCTTGATCTGGCTAAATGGCTCGAACAGCATCCACAGGTAGCAAAAGTTAACTATCCGGGTTTAGCGTCATCGCCATACCATGCATTGGCCAAAAAGTATCTGAAAAACGGTTTTGGTGCGGTATTATCATTCGAGGTAAAAGGTGATAAGGAACAGGCCAGTAAGTTTATTGATAGCCTGAAACTGGTAAGTCATTTAGCAAATGTTGGCGATGCCAAAACATTAATTATACAACCATCTGCAACTACGCATCAGCAATTATCAGATGCTGAGCAGTTGGCAGCCGGTGTAACACCAACATCGCTACGTGTGGCTGTTGGAATTGAACACATTGATGACATAAAAGCTGATTTTGAACAGGCATTTGTAAAAATCAGTGAGCAGGCAGCAGAGTTAGTTTAATATTGAGTTTTTTTTTAGTTTTTTAGTGATAATAGTGTTGTTACGGGATGCAGCTGCCAACAAGCAGCTGCACCGCAATAACAAAACGGTAACATGAATACACAAATATTTAAAAGTACACAACCACTTGAGCTTGAATCGGGACAGCGGATACAGCAACTGGAAATAGGTTATCATACCTATGGTAAATTAAATACAAACCGGAACAACGTTGTGTGGGTATGCCACGCGCTCACAGCAAATTCAGATGTGATGGACTGGTGGAAAGGTTTGTTCGGCGAGAATGAATTTTTCAACCCTGAAGAGCATTTTATTGTTTGCGCTAATATTTTAGGGTCGCCTTATGGTACAAGTAATCCACTGAGTGAAAACCCTGTAACCGGGCAGTCTTATTACCTGGCATTTCCGCAGTTTACAGTAAGGGATATTATTAAGGCACATCAACAATTGGCTGAGCATCTTAAGATAGATCAGATCGAGATATTGATAGGTGGTTCATTAGGTGGCCAGCAGGCTG
Protein-coding regions in this window:
- a CDS encoding trans-sulfuration enzyme family protein, whose amino-acid sequence is MKIETIAIHAGNQKDETSGAVIQPIVMSTTFERAADGSYTSGYIYSRSANPNRTLLENVLAKLEHGVDAAAFSSGNAAGMAVFQSLKPGTHIILPDDMYHGLRNQLKALFVGILEFDFIDINNTEVLKQHIKPNTGLIWIETPSNPLLKLTDIKKVIRIAHKNGIKVACDNTFATPVFQQPLVLGADLVMHSSTKYFGGHSDLMGGVLITPVKDDWWVKIKQVQEMGGAIPSPMDCYYLARSIKTLPYRMAGHAKNAQLLAEYLQKHPKVEAVMYPGLPEHPQHDIAKEQMLGFGGMLSVCIKGGEVEARRVINSLELFTQATSLGGVESLIEHRASVEGPDTKTPFNLLRVSVGLEHIDDLITDMEQALSNY
- a CDS encoding O-acetylhomoserine aminocarboxypropyltransferase/cysteine synthase family protein; this translates as MSATNLKFETLQLHAGQEVDPTTGSRAVPLYQTTSYVFNNAQHGANLFALKEFGNIYTRIMNPTTDVFEKRIAALEGGVAALATASGQAAQFLALNNILQQGDNFVTSPFLYGGTYNQFKVAFKRLGIEARFAKDDHADSIESLIDKNTKAIFLETIGNPGFNIPDFEKIAAVAKNHDLPLIVDNTFGAAGYLFRPLEHGAHVVVESATKWIGGHGTTIGGVIVDGGNYNWGNGKYLQFTEPSEGYHGLVFADVFGVNGPFGNIQYIIRARVEGLRDFGSSQSPFNSWLLIQGLETLSLRVQRHVDNALDLAKWLEQHPQVAKVNYPGLASSPYHALAKKYLKNGFGAVLSFEVKGDKEQASKFIDSLKLVSHLANVGDAKTLIIQPSATTHQQLSDAEQLAAGVTPTSLRVAVGIEHIDDIKADFEQAFVKISEQAAELV